Proteins from a genomic interval of Parafrankia discariae:
- a CDS encoding AAA family ATPase: MPENSFQGQAVDTVPASDVFLVIGIPGSGKSSVAAELARRFPLGAHIEGDHIGDLVVSGKRLPSPEEDREADRQLLLRARNAAVLARSFHSGGVVPVIDDVVVRRAHLDFYLEHLANLPLRLVVLAPTPEAAGGRIAARDKKLADDWSFLDEALRSELAGAGTWIDSTYLSLAETVGKILAGQ; encoded by the coding sequence ATGCCGGAGAACTCGTTCCAGGGCCAGGCCGTCGACACCGTCCCGGCCTCCGATGTCTTCCTCGTCATCGGGATTCCGGGATCGGGCAAGAGCTCAGTCGCCGCGGAGTTGGCCCGGCGGTTTCCGCTGGGTGCGCACATCGAGGGCGACCACATCGGCGACCTTGTGGTGTCCGGTAAGCGGCTACCGTCGCCGGAGGAGGATCGGGAGGCCGACCGGCAGCTGCTGTTGCGCGCGCGGAATGCGGCCGTGCTGGCCCGCAGCTTCCACTCGGGCGGGGTGGTTCCGGTGATCGACGACGTCGTGGTGCGCCGGGCGCACCTGGACTTCTATCTCGAGCACCTGGCCAACCTCCCGCTGCGGCTGGTGGTCCTCGCGCCGACGCCGGAGGCGGCGGGGGGGCGGATCGCGGCCAGGGACAAGAAGCTGGCCGACGACTGGTCATTCCTCGACGAGGCACTGCGTTCGGAGCTCGCGGGCGCCGGGACCTGGATCGACAGTACGTATCTGTCCTTGGCCGAGACCGTTGGCAAGATCTTGGCCGGGCAGTGA